AAAAAGCGCTTGGGGCGCGCGTCGAGGGCACGCTCAGCGGCGGCGACTGGCGCATCCGCGGCTTCCTGGGCGAGACCGACTTCTTCGCCTCGCTGACGAACGGGGTCCTCTCGGGCCGGGCGACCCTGCAAGCCCTCCCGCTCGGGGCGGTCGCCGGGGCCTTCGCGGGCACTCCCGTGGGCGAGGGCGTGGTGACGGGCGTGGCCCGCTTCCAGGTGCCCCTCGCCGATCCGCTGGCGGGCAACGCGACCGTCGTCGCCGAGCGCATCCGGGTGACGGCCACGAGCGGCATGGGCGAAGGCGCGGTGACAGAGACGCTGACGGGCACCGGGACGCTCGACTACGCCGCGCGCGAGCTGCGGAACGTGAACATCCAGCTCGGCGGGGCGGGCACCTGGGACGTGCGGGGCGGGTACACGCGCTCTCGGGTGGACCTGTCCGCCCAGTTCCGGGACACGACCTTCACCCCGGTCCTGCGGCTGATCCCCGGGCTGGCCGACCTCACCCCCAGCCTCAAGGGCAGCCTGACCCTCTCGGCGGCGGGGACCTACGACCGCCCGCGCGGGCTGCTGCGCGCACAGAACCTCGTGGGCTCGCTGGCGGGCTTGAGCCTCCAGATTCCCACCCTCGCGGGCGACCTCCCCGACTCCGGCGCCTTCACGGCGGGCGGACGGGTGCTCACGGGCGGCACGGTGGGCAGCGACGGCTCCCTGGACGTGCGCGGACAGCTCACGCTGGGCAGGCTCTCGGGCACGCGGGCGACCTTCACCGGCCTGCTCGCCCCGCAGGCGCTGGGGCCGCTCCCGAATACGACCGTCACCGTGACGCAGACGACCGAGACACGCTGGACGGTGGACGCCCGCAGCCGCAGCGCCGCGACTGCGACGAACCCGGCGGGGGTGCTGAACGTCACGGGGGCCCTCACGCCGAGGCTCGACCTCGCCCTCACCGCCCGCAACTACGACCTGCCGCTGGCGCTGATCTACGCGCGAGACAGCCTCCTGAACGCCGACCTGCGCCTCGTGGACGACGGCTCGCTCGTGCGGGTGAGCGGGGCGGCGAACTTCCTGCGCCTGACGCTCGGGCGCCCGGACACGGCGACGACGATCCCGGCTCCCGGGCAGAGCACGAGCGGGGGCACAGCCCCCGGCACCAACGGGCGGACGACCGACAACTTCCCCAGCCCGCTGCCCGAGCAGTACCAGACCTTCCCGCAGCCGCAGCAGGAGGAAGCCCAGACCCCCGAGCGGCGCCCGGCCCGGCCCTTCCTGGAGCGGCTGGTCTTCGAGGACATCCCGATCCGCGCGCCCAACGGCATCCGGGTGGACGAGGCGCTCGCGCGGGCGGAGTTCACGGGCAACCTCGTCGTCTCGGGCACGGGAGCAAGGCCCCGGCTGCGCGGCGACATCCTGGCCCAGCGCGGCACCCTCTTCCTGCGGGAGAACGAGTTCGCCCTGCGGACCGGGCGGGTGACCTTCCCTGGCGAAGGCGTGTACCCCAGCTTCAACGTGGTCGCGGCGGGCACGGTGCGGTCGAATACCTCGGGGCAGCAGGTGCCCGTCACGCTGAACGTGGGGGGCAGCTTCCGCACCCTGCAAAACGGCGAGAGCGTCCTCGACCTCCAGACCAACCTGAACTGCACGGCGCCCGGCAACGCCTGCGTGGACCCCGTGACGGGCAACCCCTACACGGAAGCGCAGCTCTACGCCCTCGTCGCCACCGGGGTGCCCAACCTGGAGGCGCTGCCGGGCAACCTCGCCGCCCTGGGCACCTCGGCCCTGCAAACGGCCCTGAACGTCTTCGTCCTCGGTGAGATCGAGCGCAACGTGGCCCGAGCCCTCGGCCTCGACGTGTTCCGCCTCACGCCGAACCTCTCGGTGGACGACGGCACGCTGGGCGCGACCCTCACCCTGGGCTCGTACCTCACGCGCGACCTGTACCTCCAGTATCAGGTAGACCTGAGCGGTCAGGGCCTGCTCGACGCCACCTACAGCACGCCGGACGGACGGGTGACCTTCAAGGTCAGCACGCCGCTGAGCGGCCTGAGCCTGGAGTCGGTGCGCCCCAGCTTCAGCGCCGCCTACAACCTGGGCCGCCGCGCCAGCGTGAGCCTCGGCGTGCAGAACGACGAGGACAGCACGAAGCTCCGGTTCGGGGTGACGTACCGGCTGTTTGCGAGGTAGGGGGGGGAGCGGTCAGCTCTTAGCCGTCAGCGACCAGCAGTCAGGAAAAAGAGAGGCGCCCCAGCGAAAGCCAGGGCGCCTTCATATTTTTACAGAAGAATAAATTCTCGACACAATATGGAAGGCAGGTCCCTCAGAGAATCAGGGGGCCATTTGAAACTTTTGGCTCAGCTTCGTGTACACTTCCTTAACGCTCTGATCGGTGGGGGAGTCTGCACGCACTTCCATCAGGCTACCTTTATAGGTATGCATGACCATCGTCGTGTTCCCAGATTGGAGCGCCGTAAAGGTTACTTGGATGTTAGAACCCAAACCGGGAAGAGCTGGGCTCTTCAAGACCACCTGAGTAGGCGTCCTCTCGGCAACACTGAAATAGTTGGTCGATCCTCCCACGTTCAGCGCCGGGCCGATTTCAGCGATGGCCGCAGTTACCTCCGCAGAGGTGGCGACGTAATTCATAGGCTTCTGCGCCTGTGTGGGAGCGCAGGAAGCAAGAGCGAGGACCGGGGCCAGCAGTAGCAGCTTTCTCATGCCATTTAAAAGTAACGCACAGCTCCTCCAACCGAGAGCGAATTTGCCGCATATCGGGGCCCCCAAATGGGGGTTGTTAAACAGGATGGGTGTGGCACAACTCCTCAAACAAGAGCAAACCTTCTGCCTCACCCCGGCAGCCTGAACCTCAGCGTCGTGCCGCGCCCCGGCTCGCTGTCCACCTCCAGCTCTCCCCCGGCGAGGGTCACGCGCTCGCGCAGGCCGAGAAGGCCCAGGTGGCCCTCCTGGGCGCGGGCCTGCGCCTGCGCCTGGGTGAAGCCCTGGCCGTCGTCGCTGATCGCCACGCGCACCCCGTCCTCCTCGAAGCCGACGCGGATGGCGGCACTCGCGGCGCGGGCGTGCCGGTCCACGTTCGTCAGGGCTTCTTGCGCCAGCCGGAACACCGTGAGTTCGAGGGCGGGCGCGAGCCGCCGCTCGGCCCCGCTGACCTCCAGCCGGGCGTCCGTCTGCGCCTGCGAGACGAGCCATTCGAGCGCTGGAAGCAGCCCGAGGTCGTCGAGCACGCTGGGGCGCAGGTTGCGGGCGAAGCGGCGCACGCTCTCGATGGCGGCGCCGAGGTCTCCCAGGATGTCGTCCGCCCGCGCCCGCTGCTCGCCCCCCAGCTCGCGGGCGAGGCGGGCGACCCGGCGGGTGGTGGCGACGAGCACCTGCGCCGTGTCGTCGTGGAGTTCGCGGCTGATGCGGCGGCGCTCTTCCTCCTGCGCCTGGGTAAATAAGGTGAGGTAGCTTCGCAGCTCCAGCGTGCGGCTCGTCGCGGCCTCCAGCGCCTGCCCGCGCCGTTGAATCTCGTCGGCGAGCGTCTGGAGTTCCGAGAGGTCACGGGCGACGGTCAGCACGCCGTGGAGCACACCCCCGGGCCGAACGGCACTCAGCCGCACCTCCAGGCGGTACCCGGCGACCTCGATCTCCGCGCGACCCCCGGCGGGGTGGGTGTGGGCGGCGTCCCAGGCGGCTTGCAGGGCGGGCCGGGAGGCGGGCGTGGCGAGATGCAGTAGCGAGGCGCCGACGAGCGGCCCGGTGAGCGGTGCGAGGAGGCGGGTCGCGGCGGGATTGGCGTAGGTGACGGTGCCCGAGGGGTCGGCGCTCAGGATCAGGTCGTGGGCGCCCTCCGCGAGCTGGCGGTAGCGGGCCTCCTCGCGGGCGAGGGCGGCGAGGAGACGCTCGCGGGTCAGCGTCAGCGCCATCTGGTCGGCGACGCTGCGGGCGAGTTGCAGGACGCGGTCGCTGGGGGCCTCCGCCCCCGGGTCGTCGGCGTAGAGGAAGCCGAGCACCGTGTCTGCGCCCGCCCCGCCGCGCAGGGGCACGATCAGGGCGCTTCCCGCCCCCGGCAGGGCGTAGCGGCGGCTGAGGGGCCGGGGACCGCGCCCGACCTGCGCGAGCAGCCCCGCGAGGTCGGCGGGGGTGAGCGGCGGCAGGTTGAAGCCCGCGCTCCACGAGACCTCGCCCGTCTCCCCCCCTGTCAGGGCGATCAACCCGCGCCCGGCATTCAGGGCCAGGGTGGCGAGCCGGACGGCCTCGGCCAGGGCGCGGTCGCTCTGGTCCTCGCCCAGCAGGCGACCGACGTTCAGCAGCACGGCGGCCTCGCGCTCGCGGCGCAGCTCCTCCTCGTACAGGCGGGCGTTCTCGATGGCCAGGGAAGCCTGCGCGGCGAACACCTCCGTCAGGGCGAGGTCGTCCGCGTCGAGGGGAAGGGGGGCCTTCCAGTACAGGGTCAGGGCCCCGAACACGCTCGCCCGCGTGCCCAGCGGCAGGCCGATCACGCCGCGGTACGGGTAGCGGCCCTGGGCGAGGAGCTGCCGGGTGTAGCGGCTCCCCCCGCCGAGGTGCGCGGTGTTGAGGTCGAGCGCCGTGACGATCTCGCGCCGCTCGACGGCCCGCCCGGTCACGCCCGCCCCCACCTTGGCCCGCACCCGCAGGACGTATTCGCTGGGAAGGCCCACCGCGCTGCGGATGTTGAGGGTGCGCCCGTCGGGTTGCAGCTCGTACACGCCCGCCGCGTCGGCGCCGAAGAGGGCGGTGGCCCGCTCCAGAATGCGCTCCAGCGTGTCGCTGAGGTGCAGGCTCCCGGCCAGCGCCGCGCCCGCCTCGCGCAGCGCCTCGGCGGCCTCGCGCTTGCGGGTCTCGATGCCGTAGAGCCGCGCGTTGTCGATGGCGAGGGACGCCTGCTCGGCGAGGGCGAGCACGAGGCGGGTGTCGTCCTCGGTCACGCGGGCTCCCGGCGAGCGGCTGTCCACGTAGAGCAGCCCCAGCGGGCGGCCCCGGGCGGTCAGCGGCGCGATCAGGGCCACCTCCGGGTCGAGTTCCGCCAGCCCGGCCCCCAGCGGCGTGCCCGCGTCCCGCGCCTTCTCGAAAAGGATCACCTCGCCGCGCCCGGTCAGCCGCCCGAGGGACACCGGCCCCACCCCGATCCCGCCCGTGAAGGAGGGACCCAGGCCGTGGGTGAACACCTCCCCCGTCCGCGCCCCGTCCTCGCCCAGTTCGCTGAACAGGCCCACGAAGGCCCGCCCGAAACCCAGCGCCAGCGCGGCACTCTCCGCCGTCGCCGTCAGCACCTCCGCGAGGTCGAGGCTCCCCCCCAGCCGCCGCACCAGCCGCTCCACCGTCTCGGCAATTCGCCCCTGCCCACGCCGCGCCTCCCGCGCCTGCACCCCCTCCAGCGCGAGGGTCAGGAGCGGCGCGAGTCCCGCCATGACCTCCACCCCCACCGGGTCCGCCCCCACGAGTTCGAGCACCCCGCCCCCGAAGGGCACGCAGGCGAGCATCCCCTCCTCCAGCCGCCCCCCCTGCGCCAGCGAGCGGGCGGCCAGCGTGCCGTCACTCAGCCCCAGCCCCCGCCCCTCCTCCCCCACCACGGCGAGTGAACCGCCCACCACCGCCCACACCTGGACGCCGTGCGCCCGCACCGTCCGGCAGGCGAACTCGGCCAGGGCGGCGCCGAACGCACGAACTGTGGGCGCGGCGCTGAGGTCGGGGGGGAAGGGGGGGAGGGTCATGGGGAGTGAGGGAAGGCGGGGGTTGAGCAGATGGTAGAGCGTGGGCGGGTTGGGGACAGGGTATGGGGGTTTGGGGGCGCTGGGGGAGGTTGCGGTTTACCCCCCTCCCAACCTCCCCCACAAGGGGGAGGAGCAAAAAGACAGCGTGTTGGGCGGGACAGGGCATGGGAGGTGGTCACACGCCCCCTCACCCCAACCCTCCGCTCCGCGGCTCTTCGAGTCACCCGCAAGGGGAGAGGGAGATAAGAAGCGGAAGCTGTTGCACTGTTCAAAACGTCTCTCCGGACGCCCGATGGGTGGTAGAGGGTGGACGGTCCAGGCCCACAACCACGTCGGCTCGCGCAGCGAGACGGTGGGCCCACGACTGGGACGCGACAAGATCCAACATTGCGCTGGGAAAGACCCGACCACCCGCGCCGCCCGTGTGCCCTTGCCGAGCGCAGCGCCGCTCCCCCTGCCCCCCCTGGGGGTAGGGGGCAGGGGGGTGGGGGTAAACCGTGGCACGATGCCCAGCCCCAAAACCCTTACACCGTCTTCGGATCAATCCACCCCCGCTTGATCCCGTACAGCACCGCCTCCGTCCGGCTCCCCACCCCCAGCTTCGAGAAGATGTTGGCGAGGTGAACCTGCACCGTCCGCGGGCTGATGTCGAGGTCCCGGGCGATCTCCTTGTTCGTGCGACCCGTGGCCGCCACCCGCAACACCTCCAGCTCGCGGGGGCTGAGCGCGTCCTCCGGCGGCGTCGGCGTCTGCTGCGCGCTGAACCGTTCGAGCACCTTGCGGGCGACGGAAGGATGCAGCGCACTCTCCCCCGCCGCGACCGCC
The Deinococcus planocerae genome window above contains:
- a CDS encoding GAF domain-containing protein, which translates into the protein MTLPPFPPDLSAAPTVRAFGAALAEFACRTVRAHGVQVWAVVGGSLAVVGEEGRGLGLSDGTLAARSLAQGGRLEEGMLACVPFGGGVLELVGADPVGVEVMAGLAPLLTLALEGVQAREARRGQGRIAETVERLVRRLGGSLDLAEVLTATAESAALALGFGRAFVGLFSELGEDGARTGEVFTHGLGPSFTGGIGVGPVSLGRLTGRGEVILFEKARDAGTPLGAGLAELDPEVALIAPLTARGRPLGLLYVDSRSPGARVTEDDTRLVLALAEQASLAIDNARLYGIETRKREAAEALREAGAALAGSLHLSDTLERILERATALFGADAAGVYELQPDGRTLNIRSAVGLPSEYVLRVRAKVGAGVTGRAVERREIVTALDLNTAHLGGGSRYTRQLLAQGRYPYRGVIGLPLGTRASVFGALTLYWKAPLPLDADDLALTEVFAAQASLAIENARLYEEELRREREAAVLLNVGRLLGEDQSDRALAEAVRLATLALNAGRGLIALTGGETGEVSWSAGFNLPPLTPADLAGLLAQVGRGPRPLSRRYALPGAGSALIVPLRGGAGADTVLGFLYADDPGAEAPSDRVLQLARSVADQMALTLTRERLLAALAREEARYRQLAEGAHDLILSADPSGTVTYANPAATRLLAPLTGPLVGASLLHLATPASRPALQAAWDAAHTHPAGGRAEIEVAGYRLEVRLSAVRPGGVLHGVLTVARDLSELQTLADEIQRRGQALEAATSRTLELRSYLTLFTQAQEEERRRISRELHDDTAQVLVATTRRVARLARELGGEQRARADDILGDLGAAIESVRRFARNLRPSVLDDLGLLPALEWLVSQAQTDARLEVSGAERRLAPALELTVFRLAQEALTNVDRHARAASAAIRVGFEEDGVRVAISDDGQGFTQAQAQARAQEGHLGLLGLRERVTLAGGELEVDSEPGRGTTLRFRLPG